The following proteins come from a genomic window of Iamia sp. SCSIO 61187:
- the ispG gene encoding flavodoxin-dependent (E)-4-hydroxy-3-methylbut-2-enyl-diphosphate synthase: MEVRTTADRRPTRAVTLAHSRSPVTVGGGAPVSVQSMTTTKTADVDGTLQQIYALAAAGADIVRCTCNDAEAAAGLARIVPRSPVPLVADIHHNHRMGLAALEAGVACLRLNPGNIRRPEHIKAVASECRDRGVPIRIGVNGGSLDPKLYEKHGGTVTPEAMVESAQIELAHFAEVDFFDVKISVKASSVPLMIDAYRLLSETVDHPLHLGVTEAGPLPGGLVKSSAGIGTLLAEGIGDTIRYSLTADPVEEAKAGRMLLEALGLRERKNVDLIACPSCGRAEIDVIEVARQAQEAFADKQIPLQVAVMGCVVNGPGEARDADIGIAAGNKRGHLFVKGKNVAVVPEDEMVDALVDWATFIAENGADAAIARVDTTVAAREAERDRQRLLREQGDDVNMSEQKVQLIQKNLG; encoded by the coding sequence GTGGAGGTCCGCACCACCGCCGACCGGCGGCCGACCCGCGCCGTCACCCTGGCCCACTCCCGCAGCCCGGTCACCGTGGGCGGGGGCGCACCGGTGTCGGTCCAGTCGATGACGACCACCAAGACGGCCGACGTCGACGGCACCCTCCAGCAGATCTACGCCCTCGCGGCCGCCGGCGCCGACATCGTCCGGTGCACGTGCAACGACGCCGAGGCGGCCGCCGGCCTGGCCCGGATCGTGCCCCGCTCGCCGGTCCCGCTGGTGGCCGACATCCACCACAACCACCGCATGGGCCTCGCCGCCCTCGAGGCCGGGGTGGCCTGCCTGCGCCTGAACCCCGGCAACATCCGCCGCCCCGAGCACATCAAGGCCGTCGCCTCCGAGTGCCGCGACCGGGGCGTGCCCATCCGCATCGGCGTCAACGGCGGCTCGCTCGACCCCAAGCTGTACGAGAAGCACGGCGGCACCGTGACCCCCGAGGCCATGGTCGAGTCGGCCCAGATCGAGCTGGCCCACTTCGCCGAGGTCGACTTCTTCGACGTGAAGATCTCGGTGAAGGCGTCCAGCGTCCCGCTCATGATCGACGCCTACCGGCTGCTGTCCGAGACGGTCGACCACCCCCTCCACCTCGGCGTCACCGAGGCCGGCCCGCTGCCCGGCGGCCTGGTGAAGTCGTCGGCCGGCATCGGCACCCTCCTGGCCGAGGGCATCGGCGACACCATCCGCTACTCGCTCACCGCCGACCCGGTCGAGGAGGCCAAGGCCGGCCGGATGCTGCTCGAGGCCCTGGGCCTGCGCGAGCGCAAGAACGTCGACCTGATCGCCTGCCCCAGCTGCGGCCGGGCCGAGATCGACGTGATCGAGGTGGCGCGGCAGGCCCAGGAGGCCTTCGCCGACAAGCAGATCCCGCTCCAGGTGGCGGTCATGGGCTGCGTCGTCAACGGTCCGGGTGAGGCCCGCGACGCCGACATCGGCATCGCCGCCGGCAACAAGCGTGGCCACCTGTTCGTCAAGGGCAAGAACGTCGCCGTCGTGCCCGAGGACGAGATGGTCGACGCCCTCGTGGACTGGGCCACCTTCATCGCCGAGAACGGTGCCGACGCCGCCATCGCCCGGGTCGACACCACCGTCGCCGCCCGGGAGGCCGAGCGCGACCGCCAGCGCCTCCTCCGGGAGCAGGGCGACGACGTCAACATGAGCGAGCAGAAGGTCCAGCTCATCCAGAAGAACCTGGGCTGA
- a CDS encoding decaprenylphospho-beta-D-erythro-pentofuranosid-2-ulose 2-reductase, whose translation MRDGAGGAQSVLVLGGASDIALATVRRLVADRCRRVVLAGRPSAALDAAAETVRGDGAEVEVVAFDAADTVGHPKVIGDVFATGDIDVVILAFGVLGDQVVFDEDHAAAVDAVTVNYTGAVSAGLAVADCLRAQGHGTLVVLSSVAGVRVRKDNFVYGSTKAGLDGFAQGLGDALQGSGARVMVVRPGFVTTKMTEGMDPAPFSTTAEKVAADIENGLRRGSHTVWSPAVLQAVFGVLRLVPRPLWRRLAAR comes from the coding sequence GTGCGTGACGGAGCCGGTGGCGCCCAGTCGGTGCTGGTGCTGGGCGGCGCCTCCGACATCGCCCTGGCCACGGTGCGCCGGCTGGTCGCCGACCGCTGCCGCCGGGTGGTGCTCGCCGGTCGTCCGTCCGCCGCGCTCGACGCCGCGGCCGAGACGGTGCGGGGCGACGGCGCCGAGGTGGAGGTGGTCGCCTTCGACGCCGCCGACACCGTGGGGCACCCCAAGGTCATCGGCGACGTGTTCGCCACCGGCGACATCGACGTGGTGATCCTCGCCTTCGGCGTCCTCGGCGACCAGGTCGTCTTCGACGAGGACCACGCCGCCGCCGTCGACGCCGTGACCGTCAACTACACCGGCGCCGTCTCCGCCGGCCTGGCCGTCGCCGACTGCCTGCGGGCCCAGGGCCACGGCACCCTGGTCGTGCTGTCCTCGGTCGCCGGCGTGCGCGTCCGGAAGGACAACTTCGTCTACGGCTCGACCAAGGCCGGCCTCGACGGCTTCGCCCAGGGCCTCGGGGACGCCCTCCAGGGCAGCGGCGCCCGCGTGATGGTCGTCCGTCCCGGGTTCGTCACCACCAAGATGACCGAGGGCATGGACCCGGCGCCGTTCTCCACGACCGCCGAGAAGGTCGCCGCCGACATCGAGAACGGGCTGCGCCGGGGGAGCCACACGGTGTGGTCGCCCGCCGTCCTCCAGGCCGTCTTCGGGGTCCTGCGGCTGGTGCCCCGGCCCCTGTGGCGACGCCTGGCCGCGCGGTGA
- a CDS encoding decaprenyl-phosphate phosphoribosyltransferase: MSGRATDATRRSRPLPLAVLVACRPKQWTKNLLVLAAPGAAGVLGQADAVAATVAAFVAFSLAASATYLLNDAGDVEADRAHATKRHRPIAAGELSVPLARGLAVAFAVAGAAVALSVRWQLLAVLAGYVALTTTYTLVLKHVVLLDVIALASGFVLRAVAGAVAADVPISDWFFIVTSFGSLFMAVGKRHAEVVTMGDDAGSHRKVLDGYSPSFLAHLRAVSSGVVLVAYCLWAFERADLTGLSVPWYQMSIVPFTTAVLRYAQLLDTGEGGAPEELVLADRMLLGAGAVWAAVFGIGVLAA; this comes from the coding sequence GTGAGCGGGCGCGCCACCGACGCCACCCGCCGCTCGCGCCCCCTCCCGCTGGCCGTCCTGGTCGCCTGCCGTCCCAAGCAGTGGACCAAGAACCTGCTGGTGCTGGCGGCGCCCGGTGCCGCAGGCGTCCTCGGCCAGGCCGACGCCGTCGCCGCCACGGTCGCCGCGTTCGTGGCGTTCAGCCTCGCCGCCAGCGCGACCTACCTCCTGAACGACGCCGGCGACGTCGAGGCCGACCGGGCCCACGCCACCAAGCGCCACCGTCCCATCGCCGCCGGCGAGCTGTCGGTCCCGCTGGCCCGGGGCCTGGCGGTCGCCTTCGCCGTGGCCGGGGCGGCCGTCGCCCTCTCGGTGCGGTGGCAGCTGCTCGCCGTGCTCGCCGGCTACGTGGCCCTCACCACCACCTACACGCTCGTGCTCAAGCACGTCGTGCTGCTCGACGTCATCGCCCTGGCGTCGGGGTTCGTGCTGCGCGCCGTCGCCGGTGCGGTCGCCGCCGACGTGCCCATCTCCGACTGGTTCTTCATCGTCACCTCGTTCGGGTCCCTGTTCATGGCCGTCGGCAAGCGCCACGCCGAGGTCGTGACCATGGGCGACGACGCCGGGTCGCACCGCAAGGTCCTCGACGGCTACTCGCCCAGCTTCCTCGCCCACCTGCGGGCGGTCAGCTCCGGGGTGGTTCTCGTCGCCTACTGCCTGTGGGCCTTCGAGCGGGCCGACCTCACCGGGCTGTCCGTCCCGTGGTACCAGATGTCCATCGTGCCGTTCACCACCGCCGTGCTCCGCTACGCCCAGCTCCTCGACACCGGGGAGGGCGGCGCGCCCGAGGAGCTGGTGCTCGCCGACCGGATGCTGCTCGGCGCCGGGGCCGTCTGGGCCGCCGTCTTCGGCATCGGGGTGCTGGCGGCATGA
- a CDS encoding FAD-binding protein, whose amino-acid sequence MRPGARRELAGWGRTTPSAAEVLTPVTAEEAAAVVAAAPRRGVVARGLGRSYGDAAQNAGGAVIDATAFGGVLAFDEETGLLTVSAGTSLEQLMRWLVPRGWFVPVTPGTRHVTVGGAIASDIHGKNHHRAGTWCAHVRRITMATPADGPVTVSPDVDADLFWATAGGMGLTGVVLDATVQMSPIATSRAIVDTDRTDTLADCMDLLSAGDADYEYTVAWVDLLPLRGQVGRSVITRGRFAEVDELPAPSRREPLAFGPQALATVPPIVPGGLLNRWTVQAFNEAWFRKAPRRRSDEIQSISRFFHPLDGIDEWNRLHGPRGFLQWQIVVPFGAEDVLHDIADAFAAAKVPTLIGVLKRFGAANPGPLSFPIPGWTLSLDIPAAAHGLGPLLDRLDAQVVEAGGRIYLAKDSRVRPELMPVMYPRLDEWRAVRRRVDPDAVLQSDLGRRLGL is encoded by the coding sequence ATGAGGCCCGGTGCCCGGCGCGAGCTGGCGGGGTGGGGGAGGACCACGCCCTCGGCGGCCGAGGTGCTCACCCCCGTGACCGCCGAGGAGGCGGCGGCCGTCGTCGCCGCCGCCCCGCGCCGCGGCGTCGTGGCCCGGGGCCTGGGCCGGAGCTACGGCGACGCGGCCCAGAACGCCGGCGGCGCCGTCATCGATGCCACCGCCTTCGGCGGGGTCCTGGCCTTCGACGAGGAGACCGGCCTGCTCACCGTGTCCGCCGGCACCAGCCTCGAGCAGCTCATGCGCTGGCTCGTGCCCCGGGGCTGGTTCGTCCCCGTCACCCCCGGGACCCGCCACGTCACCGTGGGCGGCGCCATCGCCTCGGACATCCACGGCAAGAACCACCACCGCGCCGGGACCTGGTGCGCCCACGTGCGCCGGATCACCATGGCCACGCCGGCCGACGGTCCCGTCACCGTGTCACCCGACGTCGACGCCGACCTGTTCTGGGCCACCGCCGGCGGCATGGGGCTCACCGGCGTCGTCCTCGACGCCACCGTCCAGATGAGCCCGATCGCCACCAGCCGGGCGATCGTCGACACCGACCGCACCGACACCCTCGCCGACTGCATGGACCTGCTCTCGGCCGGCGACGCGGACTACGAGTACACCGTGGCGTGGGTCGACCTGCTGCCGCTGCGGGGCCAGGTGGGGCGGTCGGTCATCACCCGGGGCCGCTTCGCCGAGGTCGACGAGCTGCCGGCGCCGTCGCGGCGCGAGCCGCTCGCCTTCGGCCCGCAGGCGCTGGCCACGGTGCCGCCCATCGTCCCCGGCGGGCTGCTGAACCGCTGGACCGTCCAGGCGTTCAACGAGGCCTGGTTCCGGAAGGCGCCCCGCCGGCGGAGCGACGAGATCCAGAGCATCTCCCGCTTCTTCCACCCGCTCGACGGCATCGACGAGTGGAACCGGCTCCACGGCCCCCGGGGCTTCCTCCAGTGGCAGATCGTCGTCCCGTTCGGGGCCGAGGACGTGCTGCACGACATCGCCGACGCCTTCGCCGCCGCCAAGGTGCCGACCCTGATCGGTGTGCTCAAGCGGTTCGGGGCGGCCAACCCGGGGCCGTTGTCGTTCCCCATCCCGGGCTGGACGCTGTCGCTCGACATCCCCGCGGCGGCCCACGGGCTGGGCCCGCTCCTCGACCGGCTCGACGCCCAGGTCGTCGAGGCCGGCGGTCGGATCTACCTGGCCAAGGACTCCCGGGTGCGGCCCGAGCTCATGCCGGTCATGTACCCGCGGCTCGACGAGTGGCGGGCGGTGCGCCGCCGGGTCGACCCCGACGCCGTCCTCCAGAGCGACCTCGGCCGCCGTCTCGGCCTGTGA
- a CDS encoding PGPGW domain-containing protein codes for MADDQLTAEERLRLREERRERYRAAAVDAERDTGRRERTVEEAKRNIIVRMAIIAFGTLVTLAGLGMLVLPGPGIVVVIAGLGILATEVSWAERLLAYAKRKANVDSITDQHPWVKPVSIVLMVLGVAVSVLYAVVWR; via the coding sequence GTGGCCGACGATCAGCTGACCGCCGAGGAACGACTCCGCCTGCGGGAGGAGCGGCGCGAGCGGTACCGCGCCGCCGCCGTCGACGCCGAGCGGGACACCGGCCGGCGGGAGCGCACGGTCGAGGAGGCCAAGCGCAACATCATCGTGCGCATGGCGATCATCGCCTTCGGCACGCTGGTGACGCTGGCCGGGCTGGGCATGCTGGTCCTGCCCGGGCCCGGCATCGTGGTGGTCATCGCCGGGCTCGGCATCCTCGCCACCGAGGTGTCGTGGGCCGAGCGGCTCCTCGCCTACGCCAAGAGGAAGGCCAACGTCGACTCGATCACCGACCAGCACCCGTGGGTCAAGCCGGTGTCGATCGTGCTCATGGTCCTCGGCGTCGCCGTCTCGGTGCTCTACGCCGTCGTCTGGCGCTAG
- a CDS encoding alpha-ketoglutarate-dependent dioxygenase AlkB: MPVELTFQPSLLATGAPEPDADFATAERIDLGDGAWVDHAPGWLAGADALFTELVDTVRWGQREVAMYGNLVTEPRLSAWWGDEEQPERRLEAAPAALVALLPVLDARYQRGFDAIGCNLYRDGRDSVAWHGDRFERERPATIVVVLSLGSPRRFLLRPAGGGPSRAFDLLSGDLLVMGGTCQHTWQHCVPKVARAGPRMSATFRRRIHPADIRGQVVPAGGA; this comes from the coding sequence ATGCCCGTGGAGCTGACGTTCCAGCCCTCCCTGCTGGCGACCGGGGCCCCGGAGCCGGACGCGGACTTCGCCACCGCCGAGCGCATCGACCTGGGCGACGGGGCGTGGGTCGACCACGCGCCGGGCTGGCTCGCCGGCGCCGACGCCCTGTTCACCGAGCTGGTCGACACCGTCCGGTGGGGCCAGCGGGAGGTGGCGATGTACGGCAACCTGGTCACCGAGCCCCGCCTCTCGGCCTGGTGGGGCGACGAGGAGCAGCCCGAGCGTCGCCTCGAGGCGGCGCCGGCGGCGCTCGTCGCCCTCCTCCCCGTCCTCGACGCCCGCTACCAGCGCGGCTTCGACGCCATCGGGTGCAACCTCTACCGCGACGGCCGGGACTCGGTGGCCTGGCACGGCGATCGCTTCGAGCGGGAGCGCCCCGCCACCATCGTGGTGGTGCTGTCGCTGGGCTCGCCCCGCCGGTTCCTGCTCCGCCCCGCCGGCGGCGGGCCGTCCCGCGCCTTCGACCTCCTCTCCGGCGACCTGCTCGTCATGGGGGGCACCTGCCAGCACACCTGGCAGCACTGCGTCCCCAAGGTCGCCCGGGCCGGGCCGCGGATGAGCGCCACCTTCCGGCGCCGCATCCACCCGGCCGACATCCGCGGGCAGGTCGTGCCCGCCGGCGGGGCATGA
- the proS gene encoding proline--tRNA ligase — translation MAKPPVLTPQADDFPRWYQDVVAKAELGDNGPARGTQVIRPYGFAIWERMVAAVDERIKLTGAENVSFPSLIPQSYLTREAEHVEGFAPELAVVTMGGGKELEEPLVVRPTSETIFGEYMAKWVDSWRDLPLLLNQWCNIVRWELRPRLFLRSSEFLWQEGHTAHVDQRDAAAYAYTILRDVYEDFMVKELAIPVLVGRKTPDERFPGAINTTTCEAMMGDGKALQMGTSHELGQNFAKVFDIAYQDAEGTQQLAWTTSWGVSTRMMGGLIMAHGDDAGLRVPPRVAPIQVVVLVVRDGDGVAERAQLLAEALRTAGVRVTVDARTDVGFGRRATTWELKGVPVRLELGPRDLADEQATLVRRDQQGKGTVPLSGLPERVVALLDEIQDAMLATARQVRDDRTVEVATVDEALEAARTGFARIPWGALDDDGLARLKADAVTVRCLQSPEGDVATSDDDPESIATVARSY, via the coding sequence ATGGCCAAGCCTCCCGTCCTCACGCCCCAGGCCGACGACTTCCCCCGCTGGTACCAGGACGTCGTGGCCAAGGCCGAGCTCGGCGACAACGGCCCCGCCCGGGGCACCCAGGTCATCCGGCCCTACGGCTTCGCCATCTGGGAGCGGATGGTCGCGGCCGTCGACGAGCGCATCAAGCTGACGGGGGCCGAGAACGTCTCGTTCCCGTCGCTGATCCCCCAGAGCTACCTGACCCGCGAGGCCGAGCACGTCGAGGGCTTCGCCCCCGAGCTGGCCGTCGTCACCATGGGTGGCGGCAAGGAGCTGGAGGAGCCGCTCGTGGTGCGGCCCACCTCCGAGACCATCTTCGGCGAGTACATGGCCAAGTGGGTCGACTCCTGGCGCGACCTGCCCCTGCTCCTCAACCAGTGGTGCAACATCGTGCGCTGGGAGCTCCGGCCCCGGTTGTTCCTGCGCTCGAGCGAGTTCCTCTGGCAGGAGGGCCACACCGCCCACGTCGACCAGCGGGATGCCGCGGCCTACGCCTACACGATCCTCCGCGACGTCTACGAGGACTTCATGGTGAAGGAGCTGGCCATCCCGGTCCTGGTCGGCCGCAAGACGCCCGACGAGCGCTTCCCGGGGGCCATCAACACCACGACGTGCGAGGCGATGATGGGCGACGGCAAGGCCCTGCAGATGGGCACCAGCCACGAGCTGGGCCAGAACTTCGCCAAGGTGTTCGACATCGCCTACCAGGACGCCGAGGGCACCCAGCAGCTGGCGTGGACCACGTCGTGGGGCGTCTCGACCCGGATGATGGGCGGGCTGATCATGGCCCACGGCGACGATGCCGGGCTGCGGGTCCCGCCCCGGGTCGCGCCCATCCAGGTCGTCGTGCTGGTCGTGCGCGACGGCGACGGCGTGGCCGAGCGGGCCCAGCTGCTGGCCGAGGCCCTCCGCACCGCAGGGGTCCGCGTCACCGTCGACGCCCGCACCGACGTCGGCTTCGGTCGGCGGGCCACCACCTGGGAGCTCAAGGGCGTCCCCGTCCGCCTCGAGCTGGGCCCTCGCGACCTCGCCGACGAGCAGGCGACCCTCGTCCGCCGCGACCAGCAGGGCAAGGGCACCGTGCCCCTGAGCGGCCTGCCCGAGCGCGTGGTCGCCCTGCTCGACGAGATCCAGGACGCCATGCTCGCCACCGCTCGCCAGGTGCGCGACGACCGCACCGTCGAGGTGGCCACCGTCGACGAGGCGCTGGAGGCGGCCCGCACCGGGTTCGCCCGGATCCCGTGGGGGGCGCTCGACGACGACGGCCTGGCCCGGCTCAAGGCCGACGCCGTCACCGTCCGCTGCCTGCAGAGCCCCGAGGGCGACGTCGCCACCAGCGACGACGACCCCGAGAGCATCGCCACGGTGGCCCGCTCCTACTGA
- a CDS encoding DUF4214 domain-containing protein, translating to MHLSLRRRALGALALLLAVVGSSVVAPSPGAAVATDLLISEYVEGSSNNKAIEIENKTGAPVDLAAGGYTLRIYANGATAPGTSTPLTGTIAAGAVFVIAHTSASTDLTAVADVTSGSAVNFNGDDAVVLTKGGDPGTVVDSIGQVGVDPGAAWGAGDTVTANATLRRAAANETADTDTSDAYDPSVQFAGFPSDTFVGVGQPGDETAEPPPPDIRTIGEIQGDATGPTSRSPFAPASGNGAGQEVVTSGVVTERSLARTSSGGSNHGFWIQTPDAEVDADPDTSEGIFVFTGSSPTVDGYTPTVGDAVTITAKAGEFFFATQLTSVTDVVLDSSGNPIPAAVEADPPEDATEAGVYWERLEGMQVTVPAGASVTGGRSVFPGSADSEIWMIRGDDPLVAREDPFARRTFRDAHPLDAQPGLFDDGNGQRLLIGPQGVKAAAADSTVLLPPARTFATLDGAVTGALSYSFEKYRIEVATPPTFTDGVDPSTNAAPQAPDRATEYSVGNINVENLYDRRDDPTDGCDFTDNAGCPGVSPPFDYVPATDQVYLDRLVGLAKQIAFDLHLPDVVTVQEAEDQDICSAEPGGALTCDGGDGKPDTVQELAFMLNDQENGGAVYDVASDRDGADDRGIHNAFLFRVDRVELATPGADDPVLGSTPGVEYRDDPLPSNAEVENPKALNADLPEDVDTSTGTDGPNVYTRAAQTGRFLVYPETAGEGTPVDLWVINNHFSSGPDRRVGQRREQAAYAAAISEAIAAEVPEARVMVAGDLNVFPRPDDPILPPEGPSDQLAPLYDAGLNSLWDVLVQEAPAAAYSYVFEGQAQTLDQQLVDDALLAELVEQRVAHVNADWAAEHQPVTGRGVSDHDPSVARFAFPAPPVPQLGDEDFVTQQFVDFVGRPPTPSELEVFTESLQDGSLTRARLADNLRRIAYDPPRAPVIRLYAAVLGRPADLAGVEYWTARMRAGLTIRQVARFFVASQEFRTTYGSLDDAEFVELVYQNVLGREPDAEGEAYWIGRLERGLTRANMMVSFSESQEHRDLSRPMVDALEIVFGLLDRDPTPAELDSAEARVGTLAGRLEVIDEILTSAEYAERVGATP from the coding sequence GTGCACCTCTCCCTCCGGCGGCGCGCCCTCGGCGCGCTGGCCCTCCTCCTGGCCGTGGTCGGCTCGTCCGTGGTGGCCCCGTCGCCCGGTGCCGCCGTCGCCACCGACCTGCTGATCTCCGAGTACGTCGAGGGCAGCAGCAACAACAAGGCGATCGAGATCGAGAACAAGACCGGGGCACCGGTCGACCTGGCCGCCGGCGGGTACACGCTGCGCATCTACGCCAACGGCGCCACGGCGCCCGGCACCAGCACGCCCCTCACGGGCACCATCGCGGCCGGCGCCGTCTTCGTCATCGCCCACACCAGTGCCAGCACCGACCTCACGGCGGTGGCCGACGTCACCAGCGGGTCAGCGGTGAACTTCAACGGCGACGACGCCGTGGTGCTCACCAAGGGCGGTGACCCGGGGACGGTGGTCGACTCCATCGGCCAGGTCGGGGTCGACCCCGGCGCGGCGTGGGGGGCCGGTGACACCGTCACTGCGAACGCCACCCTCCGTCGGGCCGCGGCCAACGAGACCGCCGACACCGACACCTCCGACGCCTACGACCCGTCAGTGCAGTTCGCCGGGTTCCCGAGCGACACCTTCGTCGGCGTCGGCCAGCCCGGCGACGAGACCGCCGAGCCGCCCCCGCCCGACATCCGCACCATCGGGGAGATCCAGGGCGACGCCACCGGCCCGACCAGCCGGTCGCCCTTCGCCCCGGCCAGCGGCAACGGCGCCGGCCAGGAGGTCGTCACCAGCGGCGTCGTCACCGAGCGGAGCCTGGCCCGGACCTCCTCGGGCGGCTCCAACCACGGCTTCTGGATCCAGACGCCGGACGCCGAGGTCGACGCCGACCCCGACACCTCCGAGGGGATCTTCGTCTTCACCGGGTCCAGCCCGACGGTCGACGGCTACACACCGACCGTCGGTGACGCCGTCACCATCACGGCCAAGGCCGGCGAGTTCTTCTTCGCCACCCAGCTCACGTCGGTCACCGACGTGGTGCTCGACAGCAGCGGCAACCCGATCCCGGCCGCGGTCGAGGCCGACCCGCCCGAGGACGCGACCGAGGCCGGCGTCTACTGGGAGCGGCTCGAGGGCATGCAGGTCACGGTCCCGGCCGGCGCCAGCGTCACCGGCGGCCGCTCGGTCTTCCCGGGCTCGGCCGACTCCGAGATCTGGATGATCCGCGGCGACGACCCCCTCGTCGCCCGCGAGGACCCCTTCGCCCGGCGGACCTTCCGCGACGCCCACCCCCTCGACGCCCAGCCCGGCCTGTTCGACGACGGCAACGGCCAGCGCCTGCTGATCGGCCCGCAGGGGGTCAAGGCCGCTGCCGCCGACAGCACCGTGCTGCTGCCCCCGGCCCGCACCTTCGCCACCCTGGACGGCGCCGTGACCGGCGCCCTGAGCTACTCGTTCGAGAAGTACCGCATCGAGGTGGCGACCCCGCCGACGTTCACCGACGGCGTCGACCCGTCCACCAACGCCGCCCCGCAGGCGCCCGACCGGGCCACCGAGTACTCCGTCGGCAACATCAACGTCGAGAACCTCTACGACCGGCGCGACGACCCCACCGACGGCTGCGACTTCACCGACAACGCCGGCTGCCCCGGTGTCAGCCCGCCATTCGACTACGTCCCGGCCACCGACCAGGTCTACCTGGACCGCCTGGTGGGCCTGGCGAAGCAGATCGCCTTCGACCTCCACCTGCCCGACGTCGTCACCGTGCAGGAGGCCGAGGACCAGGACATCTGCTCGGCCGAGCCCGGTGGCGCGCTCACGTGCGACGGCGGTGACGGCAAGCCCGACACCGTCCAGGAGCTGGCGTTCATGCTGAACGACCAGGAGAACGGCGGCGCCGTGTACGACGTGGCCTCGGACCGCGACGGGGCCGACGACCGCGGCATCCACAACGCCTTCCTCTTCCGGGTCGACCGGGTCGAGCTGGCCACCCCCGGCGCCGACGATCCCGTGCTCGGCTCGACCCCCGGCGTCGAGTACCGCGACGATCCGCTGCCGTCCAACGCCGAGGTCGAGAACCCGAAGGCCCTCAACGCCGACCTCCCCGAGGACGTCGACACCAGCACCGGCACCGACGGCCCGAACGTGTACACCCGGGCAGCCCAGACCGGTCGCTTCCTCGTCTACCCGGAGACGGCCGGCGAGGGGACGCCCGTCGACCTGTGGGTGATCAACAACCACTTCTCGTCCGGACCCGACCGGCGCGTCGGCCAGCGACGGGAGCAGGCGGCCTACGCCGCCGCCATCTCGGAGGCCATCGCCGCCGAGGTGCCCGAGGCCCGGGTGATGGTCGCCGGCGACCTCAACGTCTTCCCCCGCCCCGACGACCCGATCCTGCCGCCGGAGGGGCCCAGCGACCAGCTCGCGCCCCTCTACGACGCCGGGCTCAACAGCCTGTGGGACGTGCTGGTGCAGGAGGCCCCGGCCGCGGCCTACTCCTACGTCTTCGAGGGCCAGGCCCAGACCCTCGACCAGCAGCTCGTCGACGACGCCCTGCTGGCCGAGCTGGTCGAGCAGCGGGTCGCCCACGTCAACGCCGACTGGGCCGCCGAGCACCAGCCCGTCACCGGCCGGGGGGTCAGCGACCACGACCCGTCCGTCGCCCGCTTCGCCTTCCCGGCCCCGCCGGTGCCGCAGCTCGGCGACGAGGACTTCGTCACCCAGCAGTTCGTCGACTTCGTGGGCCGCCCGCCCACGCCCAGCGAGCTCGAGGTGTTCACCGAGTCCCTCCAGGACGGCTCGCTCACCCGGGCCCGCCTCGCCGACAACCTGCGTCGCATCGCCTACGACCCGCCCCGGGCGCCGGTGATCCGCCTCTACGCCGCCGTGCTCGGGCGGCCGGCGGACCTGGCGGGGGTCGAGTACTGGACGGCGCGGATGCGCGCCGGGCTGACCATCCGGCAGGTGGCCCGCTTCTTCGTCGCCTCGCAGGAGTTCCGCACCACCTACGGGTCGCTGGACGACGCCGAGTTCGTCGAGCTGGTGTACCAGAACGTGCTGGGGCGCGAGCCCGACGCCGAGGGCGAGGCCTACTGGATCGGCCGCCTCGAGCGCGGTCTGACCCGGGCCAACATGATGGTCTCGTTCTCCGAGAGCCAGGAGCACAGGGACCTGTCCCGGCCCATGGTCGACGCCCTCGAGATCGTCTTCGGCCTGCTGGACCGCGACCCCACCCCGGCGGAGCTCGACTCGGCCGAGGCCCGGGTCGGCACCCTCGCCGGCCGCCTCGAGGTCATCGACGAGATCCTCACCTCCGCCGAGTACGCCGAGAGGGTCGGGGCCACGCCGTAG